The genomic region ggagaagaggaggctgaggggagacctcatcaccctctacaactacctgaaaggaggttgtagagagatgggggctgacctcttctccctggtgacaagtgataggacgagaggaaacgggttcaagttacgtcagggggggtttagattggatattaggaaacattttttcactgaaagggttattaaacattggaataggctgtccagggaggtggtggattcactatccctggaggtgtttaaaaaaagggtagatggggcacttagggacatggtttagaagtggcttttgtcagggtaggttaaaggttggacttgatgatcttaaaggtcccttccaagctcagcaattctatgactctGAAATAATACTTACATCACTTTTAATAGTTTAAATAGGCCTCAGATCAGTTAAAGGGCATAAAaagatgtgtttggttttgggttatTTCCTATCAGATTAATATCAGATTGCCAGTAAGTTGCTGAtttgcagctcctgcagccacaCAAGAAATGGTGAAATATGTAATTAAGGACTAGTCTGCTCTTTAGCAAGGTTTCTTTCCATACTAGATGGTTAGCAAGTTATTTGTACctttctgttaaaaacaaaaaaatccgaagcaaacaaacaaaaaactcaaaaccaaaaacccaaacaacacacaATGAGCTGGAGTATTAGGACTGTTCTCTGAACGTGGTTTTACTTAGCAGGAAGGTTGAGCTAAATTCAATGAGTAAGCAGTTTAGTCTATGTTCTATTTTATATGAAGTCAGGTTAAACCTGAAgccaaagaattttatttttttataaacactttctaaataaattttaaataattcttcatATGTAGTTTACGTTTTATAAAACATCATCTGAAAATTTACATGGTTCTACAAGTTTTTGACAGTATAAATTTGATACTTTAGAGCTTTGTAAATACAAAATGTTGGAAATTTCTTACATATTTCTAGATATAGCCTTTATTGTACTTGGGAGAAACAGTGTTTTCTCCAAAATTTCAATTTGTTCTGAAGTATTTTGATGAAGTAGTCTCATGACACAGTTATAGGAAGCTCAGGCAGGTACTAGATAAGTTGATTTTTCTGAGGTTTATTTAGAAGTGTTTGATATTAAAATGTGTCTTTGCTATTCTGACTTAAagccaagaaagaagaaaagaaaagacataaATCGTCTTCCTCATCCAGTGACTCGGAAAGTTCAAGTGATTCAGAATCATCTTCTGATTCATCATCGGATTCTGAGAGTGCTTCGGAGGAGAAATCTAAAAAacgaaaaaagaaacacaagaaaaattccaagaaacataagaaagaaaagaaaaagagaaagaaaagcaagaaaaggtcAATTTTGAGATTTGTTTTGTTGCATGTACACCGTACAGTACTGTTTTCTTGTCCTATAACTACAGAATAGTATTCTATAACCAGTGAAGTAGGTATTTTGAAGTCTGGGAGACAGTTGGTTTCCATATGCAAGCTTAAATTTTTCTGATATGGTGGCAAAGGGCATGTGCATGTCCATGTGTGTGTCCATGTGCACACGTGCTGCAGCTTGTAACGGAGTGAAGGAAGGGACTAAGACTTACCTATATTTGGCTTGAAAAGTTGCAGGAGTGCTTGGTTTGAAATGGGTGGTGGTAGCTTGTTTCCCTACATTGACTTCTGTGCAATTCAATTTAAATTATGTGCAGTGGGACTTACGAGAACGTAGTATGTaggaataaaagcaaaactaaacaaaaaaattaataaattaatatatttaacatTATTTCTGTCTGATATACCAAAAGTCTTGCAGTTTCACTGGAATAAAACTCAAAACttgcttctgaaaatgttatttctaatCTAATAGTTTTGCTTATAGCTCAATGTGAGATGTAAGTTGTCAGTGCAAGTCACATTTTTCTAAGCTAGCAGTAAAATGTAAGAAATGTTCACTTAAGGCAATGCTGCCTAAGCATTGTTTCTGTGGGACTAAGCCCATTTCACACGAGTTTGTTTATACCAACTGCTTGGAATTATGATAGTTTGTAGCCAGTTATATCCGCTAGTGTAAAATCTGAATTTAACCCTTATGATagtgtttttcaaaagaatttaaaaaaaaaaaaaaagctgtatctaaGTAGAGAGTAAATGTGTATGTTCAGTGTTGCACCATTGGAATTCATAGATAAAAAATGTTGGTCAGAAATCTACTACAGTTGGACATTTTGCAAAGGTATCTTTGCAAtatctttgggaaagaaaagtcTCTTCTGAAATAGCTCTGTTTCCTGAGTGTCTTGTGATATCGTGTATTGAATTAAGAGAATTTCTGAATTACTTAGATAGATTGAAAGGTCTTCCCTCATCCAAATAACTCACCttaagtataaatatttttttaatacaaaataaagctCATCCAGTGAAAGTGAAGATGAAAACCCTGAAGCACAGCCTTTATCTACTGTCCGTCCTGAAGAAATTCCTCCTGTACCTGAAAACCGGTTCCTGATGAGGAAAAGTCCTCCTAAAgtagatgagaaagaaaaagaaaggaaaagcagagagaaggaaagagaaaggtaCTATCTGTCTTGAGTCTGACTGTGTGCTGACAGTGGTATGGTCACCTTACTGTTTTAGGACTCTAATATTAAATGAGCCCTTTCCCTATTAAACAGTTCCATATTGTGAGCACTGCtggatgaaaaatgaatttttcaatTTATTGGTGAGTGTTGTCTTTGTCCCAGAACAAAGGCTTAGTCTTTGAAAATGGTTTTAGTGagtgaaaaatttaaaatgagTGATTcgagaaaaagaaagtaaaatgcagTGCAGTTTCATTTAGAATTTATTGCAGCTGTCCAGTCTGCATCGAGAACTTATTCTTCATTCAAAAATGGGAAAACCTGGAAATCTTGTAAAATACTTTGTGGTCACAGAATCTGAAGTTTTTACAGTGTGGTTGTTACTGTCTGCActgacaataaaaaataaatgtgttttcatttagtttaatttctgaagagttttaaaattggttttattttgtctttccttctttctctgatGTTATAcatatcactttttaaaaattattttcagcaatcTATCGAATTCACAGTCAACTTACCAGAGGAGGCTGTTAGTGACCAgatctggaaggaaaataaaaggaagaggaCCAAGGGTAAATATTTACAATCTGTTCTCCAAAATAAACAAGGTGGTAGCACAGTCTTACTGCTGGTGTTACTCACCATTTTCATTAGGatggttgatttttatttttaaaaaggcaggatTTATGGTGCATCGTAATTGATTTGGGGACTGAGGtttcaaggaaaattaaattaatttcctgtttgCATACTGAGTTTATTttgcagaggagggggagaaaaaaaatgctttctttgtgttACTGTAGTATTCTGTGAGTCAGTGAATGGAATTAGCTCAAAAAGGGTTCTAGTGAACACCAGAATCAGTACGACATCAGTGCCGGAAATGTGGGGAAGAGACCTCTCCGTTTTGGCAGGGGAGAGCTGTCAGATTGGttcttctgattttctgaaaCCGTATGCTATGCACTGCTTGTGGCACATGTTTTTTGGTAACAGAAGTCTCTATCCCTCAAATTTTTAGTAAAAACCTTAAAGAAAAAGTGCGTTTCTGTGTTGCTCGTCAAAGCTAAGAAGAATTTTCATTGTGAGAAAAGTGAGTTGCATTTGTGCTAATTAAAAGCAACAGGAGAATACCTCTTAGCAGAGTACAAAAATCCTGAAATAGAAGTTATCTTAAAAATAGTTATTTGATCAGGTATTTTGTATTCCTGCTTTAGCTGAACGTCAGATATATTTTTCAGTAAGTTAATAACTTGTCAGTGTAACCTCGGTATATACGTGTGAAGTGTCATGTTAGGTGCTGTGTAGAATCCACCAGCAGGGATAAAAATCTTGCTTGGCTATCGCAGCATATGAAATTCAAAATTACGcccaattttctctttttcccttcaagCGTTATCGGACACCTTCCAGATCCAGGTCAAGAGATCGATTCCGACGCAGTGAAACTCCTCCACATTGGAGGCAAGAAATGCAAAGGGCTCAAAGAATGAGAGTGTCTAGTGGAGAACGGTGGATAAAAGGGGACAAGTAAGATTATTTCTCTCCGGAGCGTATGCAttgaaatttttttatatatatatatataaaaagtaataCCTGTCATCTTAGATATTCAATTACAGTAACTTCCAAAAAACCAGGGTACTGACGTGGTTATCCCATTACTTAACTGTGTGTGATTTTAATCATGCTACTGTAAATATATAGTTATTAATATAGACGACCTAATGAGATTTAAGTTTCAGTTGTGAAGCTGTCTCACTTCTGACTTACTTTTTCAGAGTGGGGGggattcaaaatatttaaaaaaaatatgtctttctctctccaaggagtgaaataaatgaaaacaagaaagatAATCAAAAAAGcccaggaagaggaaaagagagaaaaatatcagaCCACAGACAAGTTTCTGAAAGCCCaagcagaagaggggaaaaggagaagaaaaaagatcacaAATCCAGCAGTAAAGACAGGGAGACAAGAAGGAATTCAGAAAAAGACGACAAGCATAACAAAAGCAAGGCCAAGAGAAGAGCTAAATCTAGAAGCCATAGTAAAAGCCGAGAGAAATCAAAAAGTAAAGAGAGAGACTCTAAGCACAGTAGACACGATGAAAAGAGGGTAAGATCAAGAAGCAAAGAGAGAGACCACGAGAAgggtagagaaaaagaaaagcgcTATGATTCTAGAGGGAGAGATAAAGAAAGAAGTAGGAGCAAGGAGAGAAGTAAAAGGGCAGGCTCGAGGAGTAATGAACAAGACCATAGGAAGAGTAAAGACAGGGAGAAACGCAAGTCACGAAGCAAAGAGCGCGAGCATGCTCGAGGAAAACATAGTTCCAGCAGTAGAACAAGGGATCGAAGCAAAAGCCGAGATAGGGGTAGGAGAGGAAGATCgagaagcagagacagagacCGCAGTAGAAGTAAAGACTATTCGAGGAATAGAGATAGAGAAACAAGAAGACGAGGAAGATCgagaagcagagaaaggagaggtaCACCAGATAAatacagaggaagagaaaataggAGGAGGAGAGAATCCAGGAGCTCGGAGAGGGAGGAGAGTCAAAGCAGAAACAGAGAGAGGTATTCAAATAGAGAAAGCAGAAGCTCATATAAGAGGAACGATACAGAAAGCCAAAGGAAGAGGCGTTCAAAAAGCCGTGAAAGTAGCAGTCCTGAATCCAGTAAAGATAAGAAGTCTAGTAGAGATCAGGATAGGAGTCCAGACTCAAAAAAGAGAACAAGTAGCAAAGAGAGAGAATCAAAAAAATCATATTCACGCAgcagtaaagaaaaggaaaagaccagatcctcagcagaaaaagaaataaaccaaaaatcaaaGAGTCAGGAGAGAGATCATGCCCCTAGTAAGGATAAAAAGTCTGATCATGAAACAAGTCCTGGAACAGATGACGACAGGCACGGATGAGTTTGTGGACTTAATGTTTCCGTTGTCTCAAAGTTTTAGAGACATTTTGGGGAACGCCTTTTTTTAAGATGTGGACTTCAGTTTGGTCTTTTGATAATCTAAAACCTGGATCATTTGTACTGCTAAAGTTTTAATAAACTTGAAATGAAAACCGAATTATACGTGTAATACGGTGTGCTGTGTTTTAAGTATTTCATTGGTTTCTGTATCCTTGTGTGTTGGCAGCTAGAAAGGTAACTTCTGTGCCGCATTTATTTTTTACCTGATGAACTTAGTTTAGTGCAAAGAACGGCTGCCTGGGAAGAAGCTTGTTTCGTGTGCAAAGAAGAAGCTGCAAGTATGCCACGTGTCATCTTAAGGCTAGGAGAATGGTGCAGGGTGGCCGTCGCTCCTGTGTCGCCACATCATTATTTCAGTAGGTATAAGTCctaaggaaattaatttatagAGGAAAATTATGGGGCGTTTTTGTAATCACAATGTGAATTATTTGAAGTAAATCTTCACTGTTTGTGCTTCTGTCACTGCCAAGAGTAGGATTCATTCATGCTGTAAGGCAGTCGTCTGTGTTTGGGAGTTATTTCTTTGTCccccaaaaaaatttttttgaagtgcttatcagtgtaatttttttttccttgcaacctcctttttctgttccatgttttCATGTTTGTCTACTGCAGAAAATTCAGCTTGGATGCTTCAGACTACCCTGCCTCAGTTGCCAGTCAATGGATGCACAGAGATGAAACAGATTACCAGAGCTCACAGTGGGTGGCAGAGTAAGGAACCGGGAAATCCTTTCTGCTCTTCCTGCTT from Rissa tridactyla isolate bRisTri1 chromosome 7, bRisTri1.patW.cur.20221130, whole genome shotgun sequence harbors:
- the PPIG gene encoding peptidyl-prolyl cis-trans isomerase G, with amino-acid sequence MGVKVQRPRCFFDIAINNVPAGRVVFELFSDVCPKTCENFRCLCTGEKGTGKSTQKPLHYKSCLFHRVVKDFMIQGGDFSEGNGRGGESIYGGFFEDESFAVKHNKEFLLSMANRGKDTNGSQFFITTKPTPHLDGHHVVFGQVISGQEVVREIENQKTDASSKPYAEVRILSCGELIPKSKAKKEEKKRHKSSSSSSDSESSSDSESSSDSSSDSESASEEKSKKRKKKHKKNSKKHKKEKKKRKKSKKSSSSESEDENPEAQPLSTVRPEEIPPVPENRFLMRKSPPKVDEKEKERKSREKERESNLSNSQSTYQRRLLVTRSGRKIKGRGPRRYRTPSRSRSRDRFRRSETPPHWRQEMQRAQRMRVSSGERWIKGDKSEINENKKDNQKSPGRGKERKISDHRQVSESPSRRGEKEKKKDHKSSSKDRETRRNSEKDDKHNKSKAKRRAKSRSHSKSREKSKSKERDSKHSRHDEKRVRSRSKERDHEKGREKEKRYDSRGRDKERSRSKERSKRAGSRSNEQDHRKSKDREKRKSRSKEREHARGKHSSSSRTRDRSKSRDRGRRGRSRSRDRDRSRSKDYSRNRDRETRRRGRSRSRERRGTPDKYRGRENRRRRESRSSEREESQSRNRERYSNRESRSSYKRNDTESQRKRRSKSRESSSPESSKDKKSSRDQDRSPDSKKRTSSKERESKKSYSRSSKEKEKTRSSAEKEINQKSKSQERDHAPSKDKKSDHETSPGTDDDRHG